A genome region from Gadus chalcogrammus isolate NIFS_2021 chromosome 7, NIFS_Gcha_1.0, whole genome shotgun sequence includes the following:
- the angptl5 gene encoding angiopoietin-related protein 5 isoform X2 encodes MQTLSLEVQRSNTEMYAVKPVQSHGRDCSDIKDSLVSVVPKIPSGIYIAHPENSDSSFEVFCEMDYMGGGWTVIQRRAEGLMDFKRPWEDYINGFGHLPGEHWLGLSQVHQILNQKETRFQLHIALVSHDDETAYASYDDVHLGGDAQFYSIHLGRYTGSAGDAFRGYEQEQNQDTAPFSATDVDNDGCVPSCSIHNRTVESCSAQYNHTGWWFNQCGLANLNGSPGDRGARPGGGGGYADGGTHILWDTWTQNGVPHLIKSVTMKIRRIPTNN; translated from the exons ATGCAGACCCTCAGTTTAGAGGTCCAGAGAAGCAACACAGAGATGTACGCTGTCAAACCAGTACAGTCCCATG gaCGGGACTGCAGTGACATCAAGGACAGTCTGGTGTCAGTGGTTCCGAAGATCCCCAGTGGGATTTACATCGCCCATCCCGAGAACTCAGACTCCTCCTTCGAG gtgtTCTGTGAGATGGACTAcatgggggggggctggaccgTGATCCAGAGGAGGGCCGAGGGCTTGATGGACTTCAAGAGACCCTGGGAAGACTACATCAACGGCTTCGGACACCTACCAG gagAGCATTGGCTGGGCCTCAGCCAGGTGCATCAAATCCTGAACCAGAAGGAAACCCGTTTCCAGCTCCACATCGCCCTGGTCTCCCATGACGACGAGACTGCCTACGCCTCGTACGATGACGTCCACCTCGGGGGCGATGCGCAGTTCTACAGCATCCACCTGGGCCGCTACACTGGCAGCGCTG GCGACGCGTTCCGCGGCTACGAGCAGGAGCAGAACCAAGACACGGCTCCGTTCAGCGCCACCGATGTGGACAACGACGGCTGTGTGCCGTCCTGCTCCATCCATAACCGCACGGTGGAGAGTTGCAGCGCCCAGTACAACCACACGGGCTGGTGGTTCAACCAGTGTGGTCTGGCAAATCTCAACGGTTCACCGGGAGACCGCGGCGCGCGGCCCGGGGGTGGCGGTGGGTACGCGGATGGGGGCACCCACATCCTGTGGGACACGTGGACGCAGAACGGCGTGCCGCACCTCATCAAGTCCGTCACCATGAAGATAAGGAGAATCCCCACGAACAACTGA
- the angptl5 gene encoding angiopoietin-related protein 5 isoform X1: MELMWPAVFLLQLLYLPFSANVYTGSGNRTSNQSDVIIADLLEVASSKTPKSPVGGKGQDVCSIPCDVTAKLLRDDKNSLCGQIQQSLLAYGRSTRKMIRDVMDEQQRALDFLTTQVTELITKMQTLSLEVQRSNTEMYAVKPVQSHGRDCSDIKDSLVSVVPKIPSGIYIAHPENSDSSFEVFCEMDYMGGGWTVIQRRAEGLMDFKRPWEDYINGFGHLPGEHWLGLSQVHQILNQKETRFQLHIALVSHDDETAYASYDDVHLGGDAQFYSIHLGRYTGSAGDAFRGYEQEQNQDTAPFSATDVDNDGCVPSCSIHNRTVESCSAQYNHTGWWFNQCGLANLNGSPGDRGARPGGGGGYADGGTHILWDTWTQNGVPHLIKSVTMKIRRIPTNN; the protein is encoded by the exons ATGGAACTGATGTGGCCAGCAGTCTTTCTGCTTCAGCTGCTCTACCTGCCCTTCTCCGCCAACGTCTACACC GGGTCGGGAAACAGGACGAGCAACCAATCAGATGTCATCATCGCAGACCTGCTTGAAGTTGCATCTTCCAAAACACCAAAGTCACCCGTAGGGGGCAAGGGTCAGGATGTATGTTCAATTCCGTGCGATGTAACCGCCAAACTACTGCGTGATGACAAAAACTCCCTGTGTG GCCAGATACAGCAGTCTCTGCTGGCTTATGGCCGCAGCACCAGGAAGATGATCAGAGATGTGATGGATGAACAGCAGAGAGCCCTAGACTTCCTCACCACCCAG GTGACAGAGCTCATCACCAAAATGCAGACCCTCAGTTTAGAGGTCCAGAGAAGCAACACAGAGATGTACGCTGTCAAACCAGTACAGTCCCATG gaCGGGACTGCAGTGACATCAAGGACAGTCTGGTGTCAGTGGTTCCGAAGATCCCCAGTGGGATTTACATCGCCCATCCCGAGAACTCAGACTCCTCCTTCGAG gtgtTCTGTGAGATGGACTAcatgggggggggctggaccgTGATCCAGAGGAGGGCCGAGGGCTTGATGGACTTCAAGAGACCCTGGGAAGACTACATCAACGGCTTCGGACACCTACCAG gagAGCATTGGCTGGGCCTCAGCCAGGTGCATCAAATCCTGAACCAGAAGGAAACCCGTTTCCAGCTCCACATCGCCCTGGTCTCCCATGACGACGAGACTGCCTACGCCTCGTACGATGACGTCCACCTCGGGGGCGATGCGCAGTTCTACAGCATCCACCTGGGCCGCTACACTGGCAGCGCTG GCGACGCGTTCCGCGGCTACGAGCAGGAGCAGAACCAAGACACGGCTCCGTTCAGCGCCACCGATGTGGACAACGACGGCTGTGTGCCGTCCTGCTCCATCCATAACCGCACGGTGGAGAGTTGCAGCGCCCAGTACAACCACACGGGCTGGTGGTTCAACCAGTGTGGTCTGGCAAATCTCAACGGTTCACCGGGAGACCGCGGCGCGCGGCCCGGGGGTGGCGGTGGGTACGCGGATGGGGGCACCCACATCCTGTGGGACACGTGGACGCAGAACGGCGTGCCGCACCTCATCAAGTCCGTCACCATGAAGATAAGGAGAATCCCCACGAACAACTGA